A portion of the Deltaproteobacteria bacterium genome contains these proteins:
- the rimO gene encoding 30S ribosomal protein S12 methylthiotransferase RimO, which yields MPHKKMKIAVVSLGCSKNLVDTEVMLGHLADSGCEVIDDPESADCILINTCSFLTEAVSESLDRIVELAAIKGKGSVKRLVVAGCMVSRYGQELKGEVPEIDALVSPSSLEQVMSAVMGRDIVPSTDETFPTRLISFPPHRAYLKIGDGCSNHCTYCMIPRIRGEFVSRPLPSIVDEARWLVQRGVKEITLVAQDTGRYGMDRGGEDLPELIRSILEVRGDFWLRGMYIHPSRVSGRLLEALSSDERVCRYMDVPFQHVSPSLLGRMGRGAAPEPRRVLEMVRKQLPGVFFRTTLMTGFPGETEDDFQALLSFVREAEINHLGVFAYSREKGTPAAGLMAQVDPGTARERLELLMEEQSRISRVLLKDMIGLELEVLVEGEDDEGAFGRHRGQAPEVDGVVRLNRRCSPGDRVMVRIMESGDYDLEGEIISGENPRSER from the coding sequence TTGCCCCACAAAAAGATGAAAATCGCTGTAGTTTCCCTCGGATGTTCAAAAAACCTTGTCGATACAGAGGTAATGCTGGGACACCTGGCCGATTCCGGATGTGAAGTTATCGACGATCCCGAGTCCGCGGACTGCATCCTCATCAATACATGCTCATTCCTTACCGAGGCGGTTTCCGAATCCCTGGACCGCATAGTGGAACTTGCCGCTATCAAGGGAAAAGGATCAGTCAAAAGGCTCGTTGTGGCCGGGTGCATGGTGAGCCGCTACGGTCAGGAACTGAAAGGCGAGGTCCCGGAGATTGATGCCCTGGTTTCACCATCTTCCCTGGAACAGGTGATGTCCGCGGTCATGGGAAGGGACATTGTCCCCTCCACGGACGAGACGTTTCCAACGCGCTTGATCTCCTTTCCTCCCCACAGGGCGTACCTCAAGATCGGGGATGGCTGTTCCAACCACTGTACCTATTGCATGATTCCCCGGATCAGGGGCGAATTCGTCAGCCGCCCCCTGCCTTCAATCGTGGATGAAGCCCGCTGGCTGGTCCAGCGGGGCGTGAAGGAGATCACCCTCGTCGCCCAGGATACCGGACGTTATGGCATGGACCGGGGTGGCGAAGATCTGCCGGAACTTATCCGGTCCATCCTGGAGGTGCGCGGCGACTTCTGGCTGCGGGGCATGTACATTCACCCCTCCCGGGTAAGCGGGCGTCTTCTGGAGGCACTTTCTTCCGATGAGAGGGTTTGCCGGTACATGGACGTCCCCTTCCAGCATGTATCACCCTCCTTGCTGGGACGTATGGGCAGGGGGGCCGCGCCGGAGCCGCGAAGGGTCCTGGAGATGGTAAGGAAGCAGCTTCCCGGAGTCTTTTTCAGGACCACTCTGATGACCGGTTTTCCGGGTGAGACCGAGGATGATTTCCAGGCTTTACTGAGTTTCGTCCGGGAAGCCGAAATCAATCACCTGGGCGTCTTCGCCTACAGCAGGGAAAAAGGCACACCGGCGGCCGGCCTCATGGCTCAGGTGGATCCGGGGACGGCCCGGGAGAGGTTGGAACTCCTGATGGAGGAGCAAAGCCGGATATCCCGGGTGCTTCTAAAGGATATGATCGGGTTGGAACTGGAGGTCCTTGTGGAGGGTGAGGACGATGAGGGCGCCTTCGGACGCCATAGGGGACAGGCTCCCGAAGTGGACGGCGTCGTCAGGCTGAACCGGCGTTGTTCTCCCGGGGATCGGGTTATGGTCCGGATCATGGAAAGCGGGGATTATGACCTTGAAGGGGAGATAATCAGTGGTGAAAATCCTCGCTCTGAACGCTGA
- a CDS encoding methyltransferase, with product MTTSIDEIGGKGLVVVQSVRGAKASVDGLLLARFPDVETGWRVADLGCGNGLVGLILAHDHPGCSVFGVEVQRGLIRQASEGAGLSGLENIRFIQADLRNYPWRCDQAGFDLVAANPPYREVGKGRLSPDPVRAAARHELLGNAEDFAAAAAALLRRGGRSVWIYLAERHNHLLDILQGHFLQPVRVRFVHSRTEAAPSLVLVEARKGGSQRAPVVDPPLIIYGENGPGGYTDEARRILYGE from the coding sequence ATGACTACTTCCATTGACGAAATAGGTGGAAAAGGGCTGGTCGTTGTCCAGAGCGTGAGGGGAGCAAAGGCGTCCGTGGACGGACTTCTCCTCGCCCGTTTTCCTGATGTTGAGACCGGATGGCGTGTCGCTGATCTCGGATGCGGTAACGGATTGGTGGGGCTCATACTGGCACACGACCATCCCGGGTGTTCGGTGTTCGGCGTGGAGGTCCAGCGTGGTTTGATCCGTCAAGCTTCGGAAGGCGCCGGGTTGAGCGGCCTGGAAAACATCCGTTTTATTCAGGCTGACCTGCGGAATTATCCATGGAGGTGTGATCAGGCAGGGTTCGACCTGGTGGCAGCCAACCCTCCCTATAGAGAGGTTGGAAAAGGGAGGTTGAGCCCAGATCCTGTTCGGGCGGCCGCCAGGCACGAACTTCTTGGCAATGCGGAGGATTTTGCCGCCGCCGCCGCCGCCCTCCTCCGCCGGGGCGGTCGTTCCGTCTGGATATACCTGGCCGAGCGCCATAATCACCTCCTGGATATTCTCCAGGGCCATTTCCTGCAGCCGGTCAGGGTCCGATTTGTTCACTCCAGGACCGAAGCCGCCCCTTCTCTGGTTCTGGTCGAGGCCCGGAAGGGCGGCTCTCAACGGGCTCCGGTTGTCGATCCCCCCTTGATCATCTACGGGGAAAATGGACCCGGAGGTTATACCGACGAAGCCAGAAGGATTTTGTACGGGGAGTGA
- a CDS encoding porin family protein, whose amino-acid sequence MKRILVLPLSFIFTVLFCSSAPALERMYVSAQSGVLTLDNGTFDDLTDEPDLGKSEVRFASGSNRFAVLGYSFPNGRLEMEAGYRLNDVDSVGLTAVSGVKYTALSFMFNAYYDMERESFYTPYIGAGIGGAHITLDDAGVKADDDVLAYQAIAGIAVHVTRSIALDLQYRFFYTMEAELNTGIHKYSGFFKAHNFSLGVRIYI is encoded by the coding sequence ATGAAAAGGATACTGGTTCTACCCCTGAGTTTTATTTTCACCGTTCTTTTCTGTTCTTCCGCTCCGGCACTGGAACGCATGTACGTCTCAGCACAATCAGGGGTTCTGACGCTTGACAACGGCACATTTGATGATCTGACAGATGAACCGGATCTTGGAAAGAGCGAAGTCCGGTTCGCCTCCGGTTCCAACAGGTTCGCCGTTCTTGGATATTCCTTCCCCAACGGCAGGCTGGAGATGGAGGCAGGGTACCGCCTCAACGATGTTGATTCTGTGGGGCTGACAGCGGTAAGCGGAGTTAAATACACTGCTTTAAGCTTTATGTTCAACGCCTATTACGACATGGAAAGGGAATCTTTCTACACTCCATATATCGGTGCGGGCATAGGCGGAGCCCATATCACCCTGGATGATGCAGGGGTCAAGGCGGATGACGACGTTCTGGCCTACCAGGCCATAGCAGGCATTGCGGTACATGTTACACGATCCATAGCCCTCGACCTGCAGTATCGGTTTTTCTATACGATGGAGGCTGAACTGAATACCGGTATCCACAAGTACAGCGGTTTTTTTAAGGCACACAACTTCTCGCTGGGTGTTCGCATCTATATATGA
- a CDS encoding DUF721 domain-containing protein — protein MRERIKKQRPVSIGEVISSVLENLDIPPETVLKGKALNAWKAVAGEAATHSEAIRFQGKTIVVAISGSGWMTELSMRKVELLRRLEREVGENIVTDIRFQMDRKQTRGPDHI, from the coding sequence ATGAGGGAAAGGATAAAAAAACAGCGCCCGGTTTCCATTGGGGAGGTCATCTCAAGCGTTCTGGAAAACCTGGACATCCCGCCGGAGACCGTCCTGAAGGGAAAGGCCCTTAACGCCTGGAAGGCGGTCGCCGGTGAGGCTGCGACACACTCGGAGGCCATCCGTTTTCAGGGGAAAACCATCGTCGTGGCTATCAGCGGGTCCGGGTGGATGACCGAGCTGTCCATGCGAAAGGTCGAGCTGCTGCGCCGCCTGGAAAGGGAGGTTGGTGAAAACATAGTAACCGACATTCGGTTTCAGATGGACAGAAAGCAGACAAGGGGTCCGGATCATATATAG
- a CDS encoding GntR family transcriptional regulator, with protein sequence MKLKKHKTLREQIATSLRESIIRRELPPGQKLTEPELAAKLGISRTPIREAFRQLESEGFLAVIPRRGAVVSTITAKQVEDFYEIKSLLEGFAARVVAEKISDSDIEKLKRVNSQLAGLAEKGQLEAFFAKNNDFHNYFIKLCGNEKLLEIRDGMVQRFKGFRMATLSLPGRLMESVNQHKSIIRAFEKKDGRLAEAVVVEHALLGGEELVKMIKRMEESGIH encoded by the coding sequence ATGAAACTAAAAAAGCACAAAACACTGAGGGAACAGATTGCCACTTCACTTCGGGAGTCTATTATCCGAAGGGAGCTTCCTCCAGGACAGAAGCTTACCGAGCCGGAACTTGCGGCCAAACTGGGGATCAGCCGTACCCCCATAAGGGAGGCATTCCGTCAGCTTGAGAGTGAGGGTTTTCTGGCAGTGATCCCCCGTAGAGGGGCGGTGGTATCCACCATCACCGCCAAACAGGTGGAGGATTTTTACGAGATCAAAAGTCTTCTGGAGGGATTCGCTGCCCGGGTCGTCGCAGAGAAAATATCGGACAGCGATATCGAAAAACTGAAAAGGGTAAACAGTCAACTGGCCGGATTGGCGGAAAAGGGGCAGCTCGAGGCGTTTTTCGCCAAGAATAACGACTTCCACAACTATTTCATCAAACTATGCGGAAATGAGAAACTTCTCGAAATTCGGGACGGCATGGTGCAAAGATTCAAAGGTTTTCGTATGGCCACGCTGTCCCTGCCCGGGCGGCTGATGGAGTCTGTAAACCAGCATAAGTCTATCATCAGGGCCTTCGAGAAAAAGGACGGTCGGTTAGCTGAAGCGGTCGTGGTTGAACATGCCCTGCTGGGCGGCGAGGAACTGGTCAAGATGATCAAGAGGATGGAGGAATCCGGGATCCATTGA
- a CDS encoding GntR family transcriptional regulator, with protein sequence MKDFKIKIEEPKLLSEDIADSIRTAIIKGKFRPGEKISEGELADSMGISRTPLREAFRKLENEGFIEIIPRKGAVVTEINPDEAFQLYEIKSTLEGLAARLAASRMTGKDIEKLEKINAELENLQAADDLDGFYKTHCRFHDVFVKLCGNNRLIQMISNLNDHFKRFSVVSLTFPGQFDEAARQHREIIDAFRSGDKRSIEAKVRENVITGGFVLVENLSGKEGVDRK encoded by the coding sequence TTGAAAGATTTCAAGATCAAGATCGAAGAGCCGAAGCTTCTGTCGGAGGATATCGCCGACTCCATAAGAACGGCCATCATCAAAGGAAAGTTCCGTCCGGGGGAGAAGATATCCGAGGGCGAACTGGCCGATTCCATGGGAATCAGCCGTACCCCTCTCCGGGAAGCGTTCCGGAAGCTGGAAAACGAGGGGTTCATAGAGATAATCCCACGGAAAGGGGCTGTTGTTACCGAGATCAACCCCGATGAAGCCTTCCAGCTTTACGAGATAAAAAGCACCCTTGAAGGTCTTGCCGCCCGTCTTGCAGCCTCCCGTATGACAGGGAAGGACATCGAAAAGCTGGAGAAGATCAACGCCGAGCTTGAAAATCTTCAGGCAGCGGATGACCTTGATGGATTTTACAAAACCCACTGCAGGTTTCATGATGTTTTCGTAAAACTCTGCGGGAACAACCGTCTCATCCAGATGATTTCCAACCTGAACGACCATTTCAAACGTTTCAGTGTCGTTTCTCTAACCTTTCCAGGGCAATTTGATGAAGCGGCCAGACAACACAGGGAGATTATTGATGCCTTCCGAAGCGGTGATAAAAGGAGTATCGAGGCCAAGGTAAGGGAAAACGTTATTACCGGCGGCTTTGTTCTCGTTGAAAATCTCTCCGGAAAAGAGGGTGTTGACCGAAAATAA
- a CDS encoding molybdopterin-dependent oxidoreductase: protein MKNTRMSRRGFLKIGGGLLLTILPPGRGEAFRGPKTRSVVYGSETPSRCPLCSMGCGVIYFRDSDGRWNVEGDPDCPVAMGSLCARGNSLIAVTDAAASVGALHRYPGESRWRKVSWDDAVHLVGRRIKDVRDREMRGRADSKGSSNRLENLGMICGGSLTNEEAYLLAKLFRSIGTVNMDTTVRASRGMAILGLLSVLGLPAPTHPPTDVAESDLVIVAGCNPGQTVPVLSRALDEVRRRSGTVVFIEPRWTESIKTGDIWLQIRPGCDAAVFGGFISWILEHGKRRTEELVKHTDASFSTLTEIMGQYQRFTGGKSRGMPKSDPELSGPYTIYQRLIRHYRRYNLRKIAGISGVDRDLFRRVCKELVRTGRQEFSASFILGAGALCRPSGSDTVRMAAMIQTLLGNLKKRGGGIVVPSGAGNAQGVCDMGLLASYLPGYLPLPLEGTDSRKTGFGGEDPGAMEALARAWFDSKKPSEAVGFLPVVKKDEGISISTILRDVANEKIKVLIVIGSDVVNSFPGGKTVRGALEKLDLLVVVDTAPNETSLFWKETARGSSALKTEVIFIPMEPPALRSGSMTDAGRRVRRIVPAHGLPETVPSLLNTITRLGVIIKKMARSEGGPGISPITSLRWPIWADPEAVAREINGVVDGGVEEVTPLGPGRDWPRGSSCGNRLYRGQVTDEAWLAGRRDFSDPYGLGLFERWGWFWPWGMPDPFSWVFGHERDRSVLLRWSGSPKVIPDLSIRFWRITAVGPPFPDHYEPFHSPLPDYLTGGRSDPSIEKMDDSSGPWDYLSRRPEDVLGRFPVIMTTHRTGNTMGSGGILGQVGWLKELGTDRMLEMGPDMAAELKVVSGDAVDIKTPFVTEPVRALALVTSRLGNFGYNGKRYHVTSVTGLKPGRPGTNELFSPVFNGREGGLQLKAFMVKVEKAKTGGHNGKLE, encoded by the coding sequence TTGAAAAACACTCGCATGAGCAGAAGAGGCTTCCTGAAAATCGGAGGCGGTCTTCTCCTTACCATCCTGCCTCCCGGCAGGGGAGAGGCATTTCGGGGACCAAAAACCCGTTCCGTGGTTTATGGCAGCGAAACGCCCAGCCGGTGTCCCCTTTGCTCCATGGGCTGCGGCGTTATTTATTTCAGGGACAGCGATGGACGATGGAACGTGGAAGGAGACCCGGATTGCCCAGTGGCCATGGGTTCCCTGTGCGCGCGTGGAAATTCTTTGATCGCCGTCACTGATGCCGCGGCATCGGTTGGGGCCCTGCACCGATATCCGGGCGAATCCCGTTGGCGGAAGGTTTCCTGGGATGATGCCGTCCATCTGGTCGGGCGGCGGATCAAGGATGTCCGGGACCGTGAAATGAGGGGGAGAGCCGATTCCAAGGGGTCTTCAAACCGTCTGGAGAACCTTGGGATGATATGCGGAGGGAGCCTGACCAACGAAGAGGCATATCTTCTTGCCAAACTCTTCCGGTCCATCGGAACCGTCAATATGGATACTACCGTCAGGGCCAGCCGTGGAATGGCTATCCTCGGCCTGTTGAGTGTCCTTGGCCTTCCCGCTCCAACCCATCCGCCGACCGATGTTGCCGAAAGCGACCTGGTCATCGTGGCCGGGTGCAACCCGGGCCAGACCGTGCCTGTACTCTCCCGCGCCCTGGACGAGGTGAGGCGGAGGAGCGGGACGGTGGTGTTTATTGAACCCAGATGGACTGAATCCATTAAAACCGGCGATATCTGGCTCCAGATCCGGCCCGGATGCGATGCTGCTGTCTTCGGCGGCTTTATCTCATGGATACTCGAACACGGGAAACGCAGGACCGAGGAACTGGTCAAGCATACAGACGCCTCTTTCTCAACTCTGACCGAGATCATGGGACAGTACCAGCGCTTTACAGGCGGCAAATCCAGGGGTATGCCAAAGAGCGATCCGGAGCTTTCCGGGCCCTATACCATCTATCAGCGATTGATACGGCACTACCGCCGATATAACCTGCGGAAAATCGCCGGGATCTCCGGGGTGGATCGGGATCTTTTTCGAAGGGTCTGCAAGGAACTGGTGAGAACGGGCCGTCAGGAATTCTCCGCCTCTTTTATCCTTGGGGCCGGTGCGTTATGCCGTCCATCGGGATCAGATACCGTTCGTATGGCCGCGATGATTCAGACTCTGCTGGGAAACCTGAAAAAACGGGGTGGCGGGATCGTTGTTCCATCCGGAGCTGGAAACGCCCAAGGTGTTTGCGACATGGGCCTCCTGGCATCATATCTTCCCGGCTATCTTCCTCTGCCGTTGGAGGGGACCGATTCCCGTAAAACCGGATTTGGAGGGGAGGACCCGGGCGCCATGGAAGCCCTGGCCAGGGCCTGGTTCGACAGTAAAAAACCGTCCGAGGCAGTAGGCTTTCTACCTGTAGTGAAAAAGGACGAGGGGATATCCATCAGCACCATCCTCCGTGACGTTGCCAATGAAAAAATCAAGGTACTGATAGTTATCGGTTCCGACGTGGTCAACAGTTTCCCCGGTGGAAAAACAGTCCGTGGGGCGTTGGAGAAACTAGATCTCCTTGTTGTTGTTGACACAGCACCCAACGAGACCAGTCTCTTCTGGAAGGAGACCGCCCGTGGGAGTTCCGCCCTTAAGACGGAGGTTATTTTTATCCCCATGGAACCCCCGGCCCTTCGTTCCGGAAGCATGACGGATGCGGGAAGAAGGGTCCGCCGTATTGTCCCCGCCCACGGCCTGCCGGAAACGGTTCCTTCTCTTCTCAATACCATCACCCGGCTCGGTGTTATCATAAAGAAAATGGCCCGCAGCGAAGGAGGTCCTGGTATCTCTCCGATAACGTCCCTGAGATGGCCCATTTGGGCCGATCCGGAGGCCGTTGCCAGGGAGATCAACGGGGTAGTGGACGGTGGGGTTGAGGAGGTGACCCCGCTCGGCCCCGGCCGGGACTGGCCCAGGGGGTCGTCCTGCGGTAACCGTCTCTACCGCGGCCAGGTGACCGATGAGGCGTGGTTGGCCGGGAGAAGGGATTTCTCGGATCCCTACGGCCTCGGACTTTTTGAACGGTGGGGCTGGTTCTGGCCCTGGGGAATGCCCGATCCGTTTTCCTGGGTCTTTGGCCATGAACGGGACCGGTCCGTACTGCTTCGCTGGTCAGGTTCGCCGAAGGTCATACCCGATCTGTCAATCCGGTTCTGGAGAATAACAGCAGTGGGTCCACCCTTCCCGGACCACTACGAACCCTTTCACAGCCCCCTTCCCGATTATCTGACGGGGGGCAGATCCGACCCGTCAATTGAGAAAATGGACGATAGTTCCGGTCCATGGGACTATCTTTCCAGGAGACCGGAGGATGTGCTGGGTAGATTTCCGGTGATCATGACGACCCATCGTACAGGCAACACAATGGGAAGCGGGGGTATCCTGGGGCAGGTGGGGTGGCTCAAGGAGCTGGGAACCGACCGAATGCTGGAGATGGGACCGGACATGGCAGCCGAACTGAAGGTGGTCAGCGGCGATGCGGTCGATATTAAAACGCCGTTTGTTACGGAACCTGTCCGTGCCCTGGCGCTTGTCACTTCCCGTCTGGGGAATTTTGGGTATAATGGGAAGCGTTACCATGTCACTTCCGTTACCGGTTTAAAACCCGGCCGGCCGGGGACCAACGAGCTCTTTTCCCCTGTCTTCAACGGCAGGGAGGGAGGCCTGCAGTTGAAAGCATTCATGGTGAAGGTGGAGAAGGCGAAAACAGGAGGACACAATGGCAAGCTCGAATGA
- a CDS encoding formate dehydrogenase accessory protein FdhE, whose product MASSNETGSNAIQALFQGEMDMEGMEEVLELYRALSTLNAKALKPGKKFHAPGGDEAEMRLKEGFILLQPAEIIPSEKALLNRAVEILEVLKLHSDHEGEKEEASNLLEGKGLFRKMVENYLVDGEDRLRERGVIPQSLNSEVALFTVFNVLKGTFKDISRAFGNVDTSDWEHGFCPVCGGGPAVATLEGEGGKRHLICHRCETKWRFGRILCPFCGNSDHEKLGFFTLEDGDSRLRVDFCNSCRGYIKTWETGEDDNGHPEVEDLKTPGYDLAAEGEGYRRGAPNIFGVWVGFDLDDGSKPDDDPPDPERVPRSS is encoded by the coding sequence ATGGCAAGCTCGAATGAAACCGGTTCGAATGCTATCCAGGCCCTCTTTCAGGGGGAAATGGACATGGAGGGAATGGAAGAGGTTCTGGAGCTTTACAGGGCACTTTCCACCCTCAACGCGAAGGCGCTGAAACCCGGGAAAAAGTTTCATGCACCAGGCGGGGATGAGGCCGAAATGAGGTTGAAGGAAGGGTTCATCCTTCTTCAGCCCGCCGAGATCATTCCCTCCGAGAAAGCCCTGCTTAACAGGGCCGTGGAGATACTCGAAGTACTAAAGCTCCATTCCGACCACGAGGGTGAAAAAGAGGAGGCATCGAACCTTCTCGAGGGAAAAGGGCTGTTTCGAAAAATGGTGGAAAATTACCTTGTTGACGGCGAGGACAGGCTTCGGGAAAGGGGCGTCATCCCTCAGTCCCTCAATTCGGAGGTCGCCCTCTTTACGGTCTTTAACGTCCTGAAGGGAACCTTTAAAGATATATCCCGGGCCTTCGGGAATGTTGACACTTCAGATTGGGAGCATGGATTCTGTCCCGTCTGCGGGGGAGGTCCCGCTGTTGCGACACTGGAGGGGGAGGGCGGAAAACGACATCTGATCTGCCACAGGTGTGAGACCAAGTGGCGTTTTGGAAGGATCCTGTGCCCTTTCTGCGGGAACAGCGACCACGAGAAGCTGGGGTTCTTCACTCTGGAAGACGGGGACAGCAGGCTGAGGGTGGATTTCTGCAATAGTTGCAGGGGATACATAAAAACGTGGGAAACAGGCGAGGATGACAATGGCCATCCGGAGGTGGAGGATCTCAAGACTCCCGGCTACGATCTGGCCGCGGAAGGGGAAGGGTACAGGAGAGGCGCCCCCAATATTTTCGGTGTCTGGGTTGGTTTTGACCTGGATGATGGGAGTAAGCCGGATGATGACCCGCCTGATCCGGAACGTGTTCCCCGGTCTTCATAA